One part of the Sneathia vaginalis genome encodes these proteins:
- a CDS encoding response regulator, with amino-acid sequence MKVALVVDDSQYFRQIIKNILEEYNFKVIEAENGLVGYEKYVEYKPTLVTMDINMPILDGFGCIKKILDFDKNAKIIICSSMMFLNVYIAEGLESGAKACLCKPFTTSELINAVDTVLMGDD; translated from the coding sequence ATGAAAGTAGCTTTAGTAGTTGACGACAGTCAATATTTTAGACAAATTATTAAAAACATATTGGAAGAGTATAATTTTAAGGTTATAGAAGCAGAAAATGGCCTTGTAGGTTATGAAAAATATGTTGAGTATAAGCCAACACTAGTTACAATGGATATTAATATGCCCATACTAGATGGCTTTGGATGTATAAAGAAGATATTAGACTTCGATAAGAATGCAAAGATAATAATTTGTAGTTCTATGATGTTTTTAAATGTTTACATTGCAGAAGGTTTAGAAAGTGGTGCAAAGGCATGCCTATGTAAACCATTTACTACTTCTGAATTAATAAACGCAGTAGATACAGTTTTGATGGGGGATGATTAG
- a CDS encoding Cof-type HAD-IIB family hydrolase produces MFKAVVTDLDGTLLDKNHFLSPYTKDVLNRFLQKGYKLYIATGRVEKGARLISDQLDYSLPLITTNGARIIDEKGNEIFSVTLNKKCKDFILNLDYKKFGDEVFINGYSGTEWYVVSNEYKEFYSKKRVDKTFGATVLSVEDFRKKEFNKLFFIGKFENLKKIRTVLQENIGGEANIDFVSQNSLEIFNLSANKAKASLELIRKDGINPDEVLAFGDGLNDYIMLKQYPNSFVMGNALDELKELLKDKEVLEDSDTNAVARKIEEVFKI; encoded by the coding sequence ATGTTTAAAGCTGTTGTTACTGATTTGGATGGCACACTGCTTGATAAAAATCATTTTCTTAGTCCTTATACTAAAGATGTTTTAAACAGATTCTTACAAAAAGGGTATAAGCTGTACATAGCGACTGGACGTGTAGAAAAAGGTGCAAGACTAATATCTGACCAATTAGATTATAGTTTGCCATTGATAACAACTAATGGAGCAAGAATTATAGATGAAAAAGGGAATGAAATTTTCTCAGTTACGTTAAATAAAAAGTGTAAAGACTTTATCTTAAACTTAGATTACAAAAAGTTTGGAGACGAAGTCTTTATTAATGGATATTCTGGTACAGAATGGTATGTAGTTTCTAATGAGTATAAAGAGTTTTACTCAAAAAAAAGGGTTGATAAAACCTTTGGTGCTACCGTATTATCTGTAGAAGATTTTAGAAAAAAAGAATTCAATAAGCTATTCTTTATAGGTAAATTTGAAAATTTAAAGAAAATACGTACAGTCTTACAAGAAAATATAGGGGGAGAAGCTAATATAGACTTTGTAAGTCAAAATTCTTTAGAAATATTTAATTTATCTGCAAACAAGGCAAAGGCAAGTCTAGAGTTAATAAGAAAAGATGGTATTAATCCTGATGAAGTTTTAGCATTTGGTGATGGTTTAAATGACTATATCATGTTAAAGCAGTATCCTAATAGCTTTGTTATGGGTAATGCACTAGATGAATTAAAAGAATTGCTTAAAGATAAAGAAGTACTTGAAGACAGTGATACTAATGCTGTTGCAAGAAAAATAGAAGAGGTCTTTAAAATATGA
- a CDS encoding LrgB family protein — translation MLNILINNQMFGIMLTILVYVLAVKLFTKTNSSLLNPILISILLIIGILKVFKIPYDTYNIGGSIFTTLITPATVALAIPLHKNLHLLKKHFVSILTGIIVGNTINCIVVGYVCKLFAYKPEIIASFMPKSVTTAIAVGLAENVHGIIPITVILVIVTGITGATLGPSLYKMLNVDDKVAIGVSLGSAAHAVGTSKAIEMDKEIGAMAGLSIGLTGLYVILVAPLILRVILS, via the coding sequence ATGCTTAATATATTAATAAACAACCAAATGTTCGGTATTATGCTTACTATACTAGTCTATGTACTAGCTGTAAAGCTATTCACTAAAACAAATTCATCATTATTAAATCCAATTTTAATTTCAATACTTTTGATAATAGGGATATTAAAAGTATTTAAAATACCTTATGATACATACAACATAGGGGGTTCAATATTTACAACATTAATAACACCAGCAACAGTTGCTCTTGCTATTCCATTACATAAGAACTTGCACTTATTGAAAAAACATTTTGTTTCTATACTTACAGGGATTATTGTAGGGAATACTATCAATTGTATAGTTGTTGGATATGTTTGTAAGTTATTTGCGTATAAACCAGAGATTATAGCTTCATTTATGCCAAAATCTGTTACTACAGCCATTGCTGTAGGTTTAGCAGAAAATGTCCATGGGATTATACCTATAACAGTAATATTAGTAATAGTTACAGGTATTACTGGTGCAACATTAGGACCTAGCTTGTATAAGATGCTAAATGTTGATGATAAAGTTGCAATAGGTGTAAGTCTTGGTTCTGCAGCACATGCTGTTGGTACAAGTAAGGCTATAGAGATGGATAAAGAAATAGGTGCTATGGCTGGTCTTTCTATAGGTCTTACAGGTCTATATGTCATACTAGTAGCTCCTTTAATATTAAGAGTAATATTATCATGA
- a CDS encoding CidA/LrgA family protein, with amino-acid sequence MNVYKEIMYILIFSLIGELFSKGLKLPIPGSVIGMLILFAFLEFNILKMKKIEKVGEFLLENLGILFVPAGVGIMVKFNFIKEIWLSFFVIAIFTTIFSLIITVKIVEIVKQKFEGDEDA; translated from the coding sequence ATGAATGTGTATAAGGAGATAATGTATATTTTAATTTTCTCGCTTATAGGGGAACTATTTTCAAAAGGTTTAAAACTTCCTATTCCTGGAAGTGTTATAGGAATGCTAATACTATTTGCATTTTTAGAATTTAATATACTTAAGATGAAAAAGATAGAAAAAGTTGGAGAATTTTTATTAGAAAATTTAGGAATATTGTTTGTGCCAGCAGGTGTTGGAATAATGGTTAAATTTAATTTTATAAAAGAAATATGGTTAAGTTTCTTTGTTATCGCAATATTTACTACTATATTTTCACTTATTATCACAGTTAAAATAGTGGAAATTGTTAAACAAAAATTTGAAGGAGATGAAGATGCTTAA